A genomic window from Macaca mulatta isolate MMU2019108-1 chromosome 19, T2T-MMU8v2.0, whole genome shotgun sequence includes:
- the SYNE4 gene encoding nesprin-4 isoform X2 has product MALSLPLGPRLGSEPFNHPPGAPREPDIVGCTVCPASGEEGTSPEQAQTLRQDSLDPPEHFQGGPGGNEPAAQPPRWSTPSSYKDPAGGKHCEHPISGLEVLEAEQDSLHLCLLGLGRRLQDLEQGPGRWALAQSGMVQLQALQADLRGAAERVEALLAFGEGLAQRSEPRAWAALEQILRALGAYRDSIFRRLWQLQAQLVSYSLVFEEANTLDQDLEFEGDLDWPARGGVWGPWAPSSLPTSAELEWDPAGDIGGLGPLGQKTAWTLGVPCELCGHRGPQGRGQVLEDMLESGLSYRKHLAGHQRRSLLRKPQDKKRQASPHLQDMRLEGNPGAPDPASRRPLTFLLILFLLFLLLVGAMFLLPVSGGPCCSNARIPRTPYLVLSYVNGLPPV; this is encoded by the exons ATGGCCCTGTCCCTGCCTCTGGGCCCTAGACTTGGCTCAGAGCCCTTCAACCACCCCCCGGGAGCACCTAGGGAGCCGGACATTGTTGGATGCACCGTCTGCCCCGCATCCGGAGAGGAGGGCACGAG CCCAGAGCAGGCCCAGACCCTGAGGCAGGACTCCTTGGACCCTCCTGAGCACTTCCAGGGTGGGCCAGGGGGCAATGAGCCTGCTGCTCAGCCCCCAAGATGGTCAACACCCTCTTCCTACAAGGACCCAGCTGGGGGCAAACACTGTGAG CACCCCATCTCTGGCCTGGAGGTACTAGAGGCTGAGCAGGACAGCCTGCACCTGTGCCTGCTGGGGCTGGGCCGCCGGCTGCAGGACCTGGAGCAAGGCCCGGGGCGCTGGGCATTGGCCCAGAGTGGGATGGTGCAGCTGCAG GCCCTCCAGGCGGACCTACGAGGGGCAGCTGAGCGCGTGGAGGCGCTGCTAGCGTTTGGTGAGGGGCTGGCACAGCGGAGTGAGCCCAGGGCCTGGGCAGCCCTGGAGCAGATCCTGCGGGCCCTGGGAGCTTACCGAGACTCCATCTTCCGGCGGCTCTGGCAGCTGCAGGCCCAGCTGGTCAGCTACAGCCTG GTGTTCGAGGAGGCCAACACGCTGGACCAGGACTTGGAATTCGAGGGAGACTTGGACTGGCCAGCACGTGGTGGGGTCTGGGGGCCCTGGGCACCCAGTAGCCTCCCCACTTCCGCAGAGTTGGAGTGGGATCCGGCGGGGGACATTGGGGGTCTTGGGCCCTTGGGACAAAAGACAGCCTGGACACTAGGAGTGCCCTGTGAGCTGTGTGGCCACAGGGGCCCCCAGGGCAGGGGACAAGTCCTCGAG GACATGCTGGAGTCTGGCCTCAGCTACCGGAAACACTTAGCAGGTCACCAAAGACGCTCCCTGCTCCGGAAGCCTCAG GACAAGAAGAGGCAAGCATCTCCCCATCTCCAGGACATGAGGCTGGAGGGGAATCCCGG GGCCCCCGATCCTGCATCCAGGCGGCCCCTGACCTTCCTGCttatcctcttcctcctcttcctcctcctggtgGGTGCCATGTTTCTCCTGCCCGTGTCAGGAGGCCCCTGCTGCTCTAACGCCCGAATACCCAGGACACCCTACCTGGTGCTCAGCTATGTCAATGGTCTTCCCCCAGTCTGA
- the SYNE4 gene encoding nesprin-4 (The RefSeq protein has 2 substitutions compared to this genomic sequence) → MALSLPLGPRLGSEPFNHPPGAPREPDIVGCTVCTASGEEGTSPEQAQTLRQDSLDPPEHFQGGPGGNEPAAQPPRWSTPSSYKDPAGGKHCEHPISGLEVLEAEQDSLHLCLLGLGRRLQDLEQGPGRWALAQSGMVQLQALQADLRGAAERVEALLAFGEGLAQRSEPRAWAALEQILRALGAYRDSIFRRLWQLQAQLVSYSLVFEEANTLDQDLEFEGDLDWPARGGVWGPWAPSSLPTSAELEWDPAGDIGGLGPLGQKTAWTLGVPCELCGHRGPQGRGQVLEEPHTSHSQQDMLESGLSYRKHLAGHQRRSLLRKPQDKKRQASPHLQDMRLEGNPGAPDPASRRPLTFLLILFLLFLLLVGAMFLLPVSGGPCCSNARIPRTPHLVLSYVNGLPPV, encoded by the exons ATGGCCCTGTCCCTGCCTCTGGGCCCTAGACTTGGCTCAGAGCCCTTCAACCACCCCCCGGGAGCACCTAGGGAGCCGGACATTGTTGGATGCACCGTCTGCCCCGCATCCGGAGAGGAGGGCACGAG CCCAGAGCAGGCCCAGACCCTGAGGCAGGACTCCTTGGACCCTCCTGAGCACTTCCAGGGTGGGCCAGGGGGCAATGAGCCTGCTGCTCAGCCCCCAAGATGGTCAACACCCTCTTCCTACAAGGACCCAGCTGGGGGCAAACACTGTGAG CACCCCATCTCTGGCCTGGAGGTACTAGAGGCTGAGCAGGACAGCCTGCACCTGTGCCTGCTGGGGCTGGGCCGCCGGCTGCAGGACCTGGAGCAAGGCCCGGGGCGCTGGGCATTGGCCCAGAGTGGGATGGTGCAGCTGCAG GCCCTCCAGGCGGACCTACGAGGGGCAGCTGAGCGCGTGGAGGCGCTGCTAGCGTTTGGTGAGGGGCTGGCACAGCGGAGTGAGCCCAGGGCCTGGGCAGCCCTGGAGCAGATCCTGCGGGCCCTGGGAGCTTACCGAGACTCCATCTTCCGGCGGCTCTGGCAGCTGCAGGCCCAGCTGGTCAGCTACAGCCTG GTGTTCGAGGAGGCCAACACGCTGGACCAGGACTTGGAATTCGAGGGAGACTTGGACTGGCCAGCACGTGGTGGGGTCTGGGGGCCCTGGGCACCCAGTAGCCTCCCCACTTCCGCAGAGTTGGAGTGGGATCCGGCGGGGGACATTGGGGGTCTTGGGCCCTTGGGACAAAAGACAGCCTGGACACTAGGAGTGCCCTGTGAGCTGTGTGGCCACAGGGGCCCCCAGGGCAGGGGACAAGTCCTCGAG GAACCACACACCTCTCACTCCCAACAGGACATGCTGGAGTCTGGCCTCAGCTACCGGAAACACTTAGCAGGTCACCAAAGACGCTCCCTGCTCCGGAAGCCTCAG GACAAGAAGAGGCAAGCATCTCCCCATCTCCAGGACATGAGGCTGGAGGGGAATCCCGG GGCCCCCGATCCTGCATCCAGGCGGCCCCTGACCTTCCTGCttatcctcttcctcctcttcctcctcctggtgGGTGCCATGTTTCTCCTGCCCGTGTCAGGAGGCCCCTGCTGCTCTAACGCCCGAATACCCAGGACACCCTACCTGGTGCTCAGCTATGTCAATGGTCTTCCCCCAGTCTGA
- the SYNE4 gene encoding nesprin-4 isoform X3 — MHRLPRIRRGGHEHPISGLEVLEAEQDSLHLCLLGLGRRLQDLEQGPGRWALAQSGMVQLQALQADLRGAAERVEALLAFGEGLAQRSEPRAWAALEQILRALGAYRDSIFRRLWQLQAQLVSYSLVFEEANTLDQDLEFEGDLDWPARGGVWGPWAPSSLPTSAELEWDPAGDIGGLGPLGQKTAWTLGVPCELCGHRGPQGRGQVLEEPHTSHSQQDMLESGLSYRKHLAGHQRRSLLRKPQDKKRQASPHLQDMRLEGNPGAPDPASRRPLTFLLILFLLFLLLVGAMFLLPVSGGPCCSNARIPRTPYLVLSYVNGLPPV; from the exons ATGCACCGTCTGCCCCGCATCCGGAGAGGAGGGCACGAG CACCCCATCTCTGGCCTGGAGGTACTAGAGGCTGAGCAGGACAGCCTGCACCTGTGCCTGCTGGGGCTGGGCCGCCGGCTGCAGGACCTGGAGCAAGGCCCGGGGCGCTGGGCATTGGCCCAGAGTGGGATGGTGCAGCTGCAG GCCCTCCAGGCGGACCTACGAGGGGCAGCTGAGCGCGTGGAGGCGCTGCTAGCGTTTGGTGAGGGGCTGGCACAGCGGAGTGAGCCCAGGGCCTGGGCAGCCCTGGAGCAGATCCTGCGGGCCCTGGGAGCTTACCGAGACTCCATCTTCCGGCGGCTCTGGCAGCTGCAGGCCCAGCTGGTCAGCTACAGCCTG GTGTTCGAGGAGGCCAACACGCTGGACCAGGACTTGGAATTCGAGGGAGACTTGGACTGGCCAGCACGTGGTGGGGTCTGGGGGCCCTGGGCACCCAGTAGCCTCCCCACTTCCGCAGAGTTGGAGTGGGATCCGGCGGGGGACATTGGGGGTCTTGGGCCCTTGGGACAAAAGACAGCCTGGACACTAGGAGTGCCCTGTGAGCTGTGTGGCCACAGGGGCCCCCAGGGCAGGGGACAAGTCCTCGAG GAACCACACACCTCTCACTCCCAACAGGACATGCTGGAGTCTGGCCTCAGCTACCGGAAACACTTAGCAGGTCACCAAAGACGCTCCCTGCTCCGGAAGCCTCAG GACAAGAAGAGGCAAGCATCTCCCCATCTCCAGGACATGAGGCTGGAGGGGAATCCCGG GGCCCCCGATCCTGCATCCAGGCGGCCCCTGACCTTCCTGCttatcctcttcctcctcttcctcctcctggtgGGTGCCATGTTTCTCCTGCCCGTGTCAGGAGGCCCCTGCTGCTCTAACGCCCGAATACCCAGGACACCCTACCTGGTGCTCAGCTATGTCAATGGTCTTCCCCCAGTCTGA
- the SYNE4 gene encoding nesprin-4 isoform X1 — protein MALSLPLGPRLGSEPFNHPPGAPREPDIVGCTVCPASGEEGTSPEQAQTLRQDSLDPPEHFQGGPGGNEPAAQPPRWSTPSSYKDPAGGKHCEHPISGLEVLEAEQDSLHLCLLGLGRRLQDLEQGPGRWALAQSGMVQLQALQADLRGAAERVEALLAFGEGLAQRSEPRAWAALEQILRALGAYRDSIFRRLWQLQAQLVFEEANTLDQDLEFEGDLDWPARGGVWGPWAPSSLPTSAELEWDPAGDIGGLGPLGQKTAWTLGVPCELCGHRGPQGRGQVLEEPHTSHSQQDMLESGLSYRKHLAGHQRRSLLRKPQDKKRQASPHLQDMRLEGNPGAPDPASRRPLTFLLILFLLFLLLVGAMFLLPVSGGPCCSNARIPRTPYLVLSYVNGLPPV, from the exons ATGGCCCTGTCCCTGCCTCTGGGCCCTAGACTTGGCTCAGAGCCCTTCAACCACCCCCCGGGAGCACCTAGGGAGCCGGACATTGTTGGATGCACCGTCTGCCCCGCATCCGGAGAGGAGGGCACGAG CCCAGAGCAGGCCCAGACCCTGAGGCAGGACTCCTTGGACCCTCCTGAGCACTTCCAGGGTGGGCCAGGGGGCAATGAGCCTGCTGCTCAGCCCCCAAGATGGTCAACACCCTCTTCCTACAAGGACCCAGCTGGGGGCAAACACTGTGAG CACCCCATCTCTGGCCTGGAGGTACTAGAGGCTGAGCAGGACAGCCTGCACCTGTGCCTGCTGGGGCTGGGCCGCCGGCTGCAGGACCTGGAGCAAGGCCCGGGGCGCTGGGCATTGGCCCAGAGTGGGATGGTGCAGCTGCAG GCCCTCCAGGCGGACCTACGAGGGGCAGCTGAGCGCGTGGAGGCGCTGCTAGCGTTTGGTGAGGGGCTGGCACAGCGGAGTGAGCCCAGGGCCTGGGCAGCCCTGGAGCAGATCCTGCGGGCCCTGGGAGCTTACCGAGACTCCATCTTCCGGCGGCTCTGGCAGCTGCAGGCCCAGCTG GTGTTCGAGGAGGCCAACACGCTGGACCAGGACTTGGAATTCGAGGGAGACTTGGACTGGCCAGCACGTGGTGGGGTCTGGGGGCCCTGGGCACCCAGTAGCCTCCCCACTTCCGCAGAGTTGGAGTGGGATCCGGCGGGGGACATTGGGGGTCTTGGGCCCTTGGGACAAAAGACAGCCTGGACACTAGGAGTGCCCTGTGAGCTGTGTGGCCACAGGGGCCCCCAGGGCAGGGGACAAGTCCTCGAG GAACCACACACCTCTCACTCCCAACAGGACATGCTGGAGTCTGGCCTCAGCTACCGGAAACACTTAGCAGGTCACCAAAGACGCTCCCTGCTCCGGAAGCCTCAG GACAAGAAGAGGCAAGCATCTCCCCATCTCCAGGACATGAGGCTGGAGGGGAATCCCGG GGCCCCCGATCCTGCATCCAGGCGGCCCCTGACCTTCCTGCttatcctcttcctcctcttcctcctcctggtgGGTGCCATGTTTCTCCTGCCCGTGTCAGGAGGCCCCTGCTGCTCTAACGCCCGAATACCCAGGACACCCTACCTGGTGCTCAGCTATGTCAATGGTCTTCCCCCAGTCTGA
- the SYNE4 gene encoding nesprin-4 isoform X4: MALSLPLGPRLGSEPFNHPPGAPREPDIVGCTVCPASGEEGTSPEQAQTLRQDSLDPPEHFQGGPGGNEPAAQPPRWSTPSSYKDPAGGKHCEVFEEANTLDQDLEFEGDLDWPARGGVWGPWAPSSLPTSAELEWDPAGDIGGLGPLGQKTAWTLGVPCELCGHRGPQGRGQVLEEPHTSHSQQDMLESGLSYRKHLAGHQRRSLLRKPQDKKRQASPHLQDMRLEGNPGAPDPASRRPLTFLLILFLLFLLLVGAMFLLPVSGGPCCSNARIPRTPYLVLSYVNGLPPV, translated from the exons ATGGCCCTGTCCCTGCCTCTGGGCCCTAGACTTGGCTCAGAGCCCTTCAACCACCCCCCGGGAGCACCTAGGGAGCCGGACATTGTTGGATGCACCGTCTGCCCCGCATCCGGAGAGGAGGGCACGAG CCCAGAGCAGGCCCAGACCCTGAGGCAGGACTCCTTGGACCCTCCTGAGCACTTCCAGGGTGGGCCAGGGGGCAATGAGCCTGCTGCTCAGCCCCCAAGATGGTCAACACCCTCTTCCTACAAGGACCCAGCTGGGGGCAAACACTGTGAG GTGTTCGAGGAGGCCAACACGCTGGACCAGGACTTGGAATTCGAGGGAGACTTGGACTGGCCAGCACGTGGTGGGGTCTGGGGGCCCTGGGCACCCAGTAGCCTCCCCACTTCCGCAGAGTTGGAGTGGGATCCGGCGGGGGACATTGGGGGTCTTGGGCCCTTGGGACAAAAGACAGCCTGGACACTAGGAGTGCCCTGTGAGCTGTGTGGCCACAGGGGCCCCCAGGGCAGGGGACAAGTCCTCGAG GAACCACACACCTCTCACTCCCAACAGGACATGCTGGAGTCTGGCCTCAGCTACCGGAAACACTTAGCAGGTCACCAAAGACGCTCCCTGCTCCGGAAGCCTCAG GACAAGAAGAGGCAAGCATCTCCCCATCTCCAGGACATGAGGCTGGAGGGGAATCCCGG GGCCCCCGATCCTGCATCCAGGCGGCCCCTGACCTTCCTGCttatcctcttcctcctcttcctcctcctggtgGGTGCCATGTTTCTCCTGCCCGTGTCAGGAGGCCCCTGCTGCTCTAACGCCCGAATACCCAGGACACCCTACCTGGTGCTCAGCTATGTCAATGGTCTTCCCCCAGTCTGA